A genomic region of Pseudomonas sp. KU43P contains the following coding sequences:
- a CDS encoding SMP-30/gluconolactonase/LRE family protein, which produces MPILRQRGTRIALTTTAAVLTATLGFFAWQSFYPVQASNGWDVAVVHRDVAKAASLLVQADGSLLVSRELDDGRGSILKITAQGERVVLIDKLSKPDGMVAAQGGWVFSQEGGRAPVSLSRDGQVTHLFEGDSVQGLWNDGDYLYAIEDRKGNGRLMRYAWASGQLEVLRSNLTETEGLTRCADGRLLYTEKGAGKVRALAEDGQDPVVVEGLRNPTFLMCDQRGLWISEDSTHRARLLRVDADGTQHTVLTFLKAPQAITPDGKGGYLLAEGGRNRVLQLTPPVEQSTAQR; this is translated from the coding sequence ATGCCCATCCTGCGCCAGCGCGGCACCCGTATCGCTCTGACCACCACCGCGGCCGTGCTCACCGCCACCCTGGGCTTCTTCGCCTGGCAAAGTTTCTACCCGGTCCAGGCCAGCAATGGCTGGGATGTCGCTGTGGTGCACCGTGACGTGGCCAAGGCTGCCTCGCTGCTGGTGCAGGCCGATGGTAGCCTGCTGGTCAGCCGCGAGCTGGACGATGGCCGCGGCAGCATCCTCAAGATCACCGCCCAGGGCGAACGTGTGGTGTTGATCGACAAATTGTCCAAGCCCGACGGCATGGTTGCGGCCCAGGGCGGTTGGGTGTTCAGCCAGGAGGGCGGTCGTGCGCCGGTGAGCCTGTCGCGTGACGGGCAGGTCACCCACCTGTTCGAGGGCGACAGCGTTCAGGGGCTATGGAACGATGGCGACTACCTGTATGCGATCGAGGACCGCAAGGGCAATGGTCGGCTGATGCGCTACGCGTGGGCCAGCGGCCAGCTCGAGGTGCTGCGTTCGAACCTGACGGAAACCGAGGGCCTGACCCGCTGCGCCGACGGCCGCCTGCTCTACACCGAGAAAGGCGCCGGCAAGGTGCGTGCGCTGGCCGAAGATGGCCAGGACCCGGTGGTGGTCGAAGGCCTGCGCAACCCGACGTTCCTGATGTGCGACCAGCGCGGCCTGTGGATCAGCGAAGACAGTACGCACCGTGCCCGCCTGCTGCGGGTCGATGCAGACGGCACCCAGCACACCGTGCTGACCTTCCTCAAGGCGCCCCAGGCCATCACCCCGGATGGCAAGGGCGGTTACCTGCTGGCCGAAGGTGGTCGCAACCGGGTACTGCAGCTGACCCCGCCGGTCGAGCAAAGCACCGCTCAGCGTTAA
- a CDS encoding bifunctional allantoicase/(S)-ureidoglycine aminohydrolase: MSNHSYFAPHGGHPAQTELLTDRAMFTEAYAVIPKGVMRDIVTSHLPFWDKMRMWVIARPLTGFAETFAQYIVEVAPEGGSERPELDPNAEAVVFVVEGEIDITVEGKHHTLGQGGYAFLAPGAEWSLRNNSKSNVTFHWLRKHYQKVEGLDVPESFVTHRDNATVIEMPGTEGRWVTTRFVDMADMRHDMHVNIVTFQPGGVIPFAETHVMEHGLYVLEGKAVYRLNQDWVEVEAGDFMWLRAFCPQACYAGGPGKFSYLLYKDVNRHVHLTLNPKR, encoded by the coding sequence ATGTCGAATCACTCCTACTTCGCCCCCCACGGTGGGCACCCGGCTCAAACCGAGCTGCTGACTGACCGTGCCATGTTCACCGAAGCCTATGCCGTCATCCCCAAAGGCGTGATGCGTGACATCGTCACCAGTCACCTGCCGTTCTGGGACAAGATGCGCATGTGGGTCATCGCCCGCCCGCTGACCGGCTTCGCCGAAACCTTCGCCCAGTACATCGTCGAAGTGGCCCCGGAAGGCGGCAGCGAGCGTCCTGAGCTGGACCCGAATGCCGAAGCCGTGGTGTTCGTCGTCGAAGGCGAAATCGACATCACCGTCGAAGGCAAGCACCACACCCTGGGCCAGGGCGGCTATGCCTTCCTCGCACCAGGCGCCGAATGGAGCCTGCGCAACAACAGCAAGTCCAACGTCACCTTCCACTGGCTGCGCAAGCACTACCAGAAGGTCGAGGGCCTGGACGTACCTGAGTCGTTCGTCACCCACCGTGACAACGCCACCGTCATCGAAATGCCGGGCACCGAAGGCCGCTGGGTCACCACCCGCTTCGTCGACATGGCCGACATGCGCCACGACATGCACGTCAACATCGTGACCTTCCAGCCGGGCGGCGTGATTCCGTTCGCTGAAACCCACGTCATGGAACACGGCCTGTATGTGCTCGAAGGCAAGGCGGTGTACCGCCTGAACCAGGACTGGGTCGAAGTGGAAGCCGGCGACTTCATGTGGCTGCGCGCCTTCTGCCCACAGGCCTGCTACGCCGGCGGCCCAGGCAAGTTCAGCTACCTGCTGTACAAGGACGTCAACCGTCACGTGCACCTGACCCTCAACCCCAAGCGTTGA
- a CDS encoding START domain-containing protein, whose amino-acid sequence MNRCLLLAALLLATSAPADDGWSLAYDREGIRVYLNASADSPYQQFRGVSTIKASVRTLVDLQENLRVACKWLYACEQMRLLEVDGDSTWVYLTTNLPWPTLPRDIILKVTTERLDDGTLVRHLSAEPGKLPEEPGLIRVQRLSGEWVMKPLGERETEVTYQLQADPAGDVPGWLANRFVVDAPVVTLRTLRAVAERQH is encoded by the coding sequence ATGAACCGCTGCCTGCTGCTTGCCGCCCTGCTGCTGGCCACAAGCGCACCGGCCGACGACGGCTGGAGCCTGGCCTACGACCGCGAGGGCATTCGCGTCTACCTCAACGCTTCGGCGGACTCTCCCTACCAGCAGTTTCGCGGCGTCAGCACCATCAAAGCCAGCGTGCGCACCCTCGTCGACCTTCAGGAGAACCTGCGGGTAGCCTGCAAATGGCTGTATGCCTGTGAGCAGATGCGCCTGCTCGAAGTCGATGGCGACAGCACCTGGGTGTACCTGACCACCAACCTGCCATGGCCGACGCTGCCACGCGACATCATCCTCAAAGTCACCACCGAACGCCTGGACGACGGCACCCTGGTGCGTCACCTGAGCGCCGAACCCGGCAAGCTGCCGGAGGAACCCGGGCTGATCCGTGTGCAGCGCCTGAGCGGCGAGTGGGTGATGAAGCCGCTTGGCGAGCGAGAGACCGAAGTCACCTACCAGTTGCAGGCAGACCCCGCCGGGGACGTACCGGGCTGGCTGGCCAACCGTTTCGTGGTCGATGCGCCGGTGGTGACCTTGCGTACGTTGCGGGCGGTGGCAGAGCGTCAGCACTAA
- the sodC gene encoding superoxide dismutase [Cu-Zn] SodC produces the protein MKAALFTALLASAGLAQAAQTVELKLAGPDGPGKSIGTISIEQNPYGTLLTPDLKDLPPGVHGFHLHQNPSCAPAQENGKPVPAGAAGGHWDPGSSNLHKGPYDDSGHRGDLPALYVGADGKASYPVLAPRLKLADFKGHALMVHAGGDNHSDHPEKLGGGGARVACGVVQ, from the coding sequence ATGAAAGCAGCGCTATTCACCGCCTTGCTGGCCTCGGCCGGCCTCGCTCAGGCCGCGCAGACAGTAGAACTGAAACTCGCCGGGCCCGACGGCCCAGGCAAGTCGATCGGTACTATCAGCATCGAGCAGAACCCCTACGGCACTCTGCTCACACCCGACCTGAAAGACCTGCCTCCAGGTGTGCATGGCTTCCACCTGCACCAGAATCCTTCCTGCGCCCCGGCACAGGAAAACGGCAAGCCTGTGCCCGCAGGCGCGGCAGGCGGCCATTGGGACCCGGGTTCGAGCAACCTGCACAAGGGCCCGTATGACGACAGTGGCCACCGCGGCGACTTGCCGGCGCTGTACGTTGGTGCGGATGGCAAGGCCAGCTATCCGGTGCTTGCGCCCAGGTTGAAGCTTGCCGACTTCAAGGGCCACGCGTTGATGGTGCATGCCGGTGGTGACAACCACAGTGACCATCCTGAGAAACTGGGGGGCGGCGGTGCCCGCGTTGCCTGCGGGGTGGTGCAGTAA
- a CDS encoding LysR family transcriptional regulator: MSLKALRTLVTIARHGTFARAADLLSLTPSAVSLHIKTLEDELQVVLFDRSRRQVVLTEAGQLAVARAEVILSSYDELADALASGPSLRGRLRLGAIHTVLARRLPKALVWIKAHHPELHISVASGMSAELARRVEDGELDAAITTEPVSPYPQSLDFTPLFEDRFWAIASPELAGHNLPQLLASQPFLRFDKRAWAGRQIEQELRRQHLQVSEQMELDSQEALASMAVMGLGVAIIPMADDDLQRLPPATCLPFGEPQLKRRVVLLEHEKSQRRHLSAVVSKALEAVHPPL, encoded by the coding sequence GTGTCCCTCAAAGCCCTGCGCACCCTGGTGACTATCGCCCGCCACGGCACCTTCGCCCGTGCCGCCGACCTGCTCAGCCTCACCCCGTCGGCGGTGAGCCTGCACATCAAGACACTCGAGGACGAACTGCAGGTGGTGCTGTTCGACCGCAGCCGTCGCCAGGTGGTGCTGACAGAAGCCGGCCAACTGGCGGTGGCACGCGCCGAGGTCATTCTGTCCTCTTATGACGAACTGGCCGACGCGCTGGCCAGCGGCCCGAGCCTGCGTGGCCGCCTGCGGCTCGGCGCGATTCACACGGTGCTGGCCCGCCGCCTGCCCAAGGCGCTGGTGTGGATCAAGGCGCATCACCCCGAGCTGCACATCAGCGTGGCCTCGGGCATGTCGGCGGAACTGGCGCGGCGGGTGGAGGACGGCGAACTGGACGCGGCGATCACCACCGAACCGGTCAGCCCCTATCCGCAGAGCCTGGACTTCACACCGCTGTTCGAAGACCGTTTCTGGGCCATCGCCAGCCCCGAGCTGGCCGGGCACAACCTGCCACAGCTATTGGCCAGCCAGCCTTTCCTGCGTTTCGACAAGCGGGCCTGGGCCGGCCGGCAGATCGAGCAGGAGCTGCGCCGACAGCACCTGCAAGTCAGCGAACAGATGGAGCTGGACAGCCAGGAAGCGCTGGCGAGCATGGCAGTCATGGGTTTGGGTGTGGCGATCATCCCCATGGCCGACGATGACCTGCAACGGCTGCCACCGGCGACCTGCCTGCCCTTCGGCGAGCCCCAGCTGAAACGGCGGGTGGTACTGCTGGAACACGAGAAAAGCCAGCGGCGACACTTGAGCGCGGTGGTAAGCAAAGCACTGGAGGCTGTTCATCCCCCGCTTTGA
- a CDS encoding AEC family transporter → MLHLLLTTLVPIILLIALGTLMRIRGFLAENFWPGAERLSYYVLLPSLFLHGLATANLDGVPVLGMVGVLMLSTLLGAVLLVLYQGAVNHDGADFTSVFQGGVRFNNYIGATLAAGIYGSAGIALAAVANAAIVPLVNLLCVLVFARFSARHSSPATILRAIFANPLIVGCAGGLLLRVTGLGLPAGLEPTIKALGQAALPLGLLCVGAALGGASLGQQARPLMAASMFKFLIMPLTTWGLCRLLGLGGQAAVVAVLFQALPTASSSYVMARQMGGNAPLMATIIALQTVAAAVTLPLVLMLTLK, encoded by the coding sequence ATGCTCCACCTGCTGCTGACCACCCTGGTGCCCATCATCCTGCTGATCGCCCTGGGCACCCTGATGCGCATCCGCGGTTTCCTCGCCGAAAACTTCTGGCCAGGTGCCGAGCGGCTGAGCTACTACGTGCTGCTGCCGTCGCTGTTCCTCCATGGCCTGGCCACTGCCAACCTCGATGGCGTACCGGTGCTGGGGATGGTGGGCGTACTGATGCTCTCGACCTTGCTCGGTGCCGTGCTGCTGGTGCTTTATCAAGGCGCGGTGAACCACGACGGCGCCGACTTCACCTCGGTGTTCCAGGGGGGCGTGCGCTTCAACAACTACATCGGTGCCACCCTGGCTGCCGGCATCTACGGCAGCGCCGGAATTGCCCTGGCAGCAGTGGCCAACGCTGCCATCGTGCCGTTGGTGAATCTGCTCTGTGTCCTGGTGTTCGCCCGCTTCAGCGCCCGCCACAGCTCGCCGGCCACGATACTGCGGGCGATTTTCGCCAACCCGCTGATCGTCGGCTGCGCCGGAGGGCTGTTGCTGCGAGTGACAGGGCTGGGCCTTCCTGCCGGCCTCGAGCCGACGATCAAGGCCTTGGGCCAGGCCGCCCTGCCATTGGGCCTGCTGTGCGTAGGCGCGGCACTGGGTGGGGCCAGCCTTGGCCAGCAGGCTCGGCCCCTGATGGCGGCTTCGATGTTCAAGTTCCTGATCATGCCCCTGACCACGTGGGGCCTCTGCCGCCTGCTGGGCCTGGGAGGCCAGGCGGCGGTGGTGGCGGTGTTGTTCCAGGCGCTGCCGACGGCGTCTTCGTCCTATGTCATGGCGCGGCAGATGGGCGGCAACGCACCGCTCATGGCCACCATCATCGCCCTACAGACCGTGGCGGCGGCCGTTACCTTGCCTTTGGTACTAATGCTTACGCTGAAGTGA
- a CDS encoding cell wall hydrolase: protein MRCSWMVIGLTMALLAGPLHAADTAKAAVAEDKAQVLEEKVVEDAPPPKKAETLTPGEVKAVDPAGQAPMDDSITCLARTIYWEAKGADAKDMSAVASVVLNRLGHEGFPDTICGVVKQGVESKSCQFSWWCDGRPDQVEEAQRYDIAKEIARKALNQQLKDSTGGALYFHDRNVHPDWAKAYHKTAETRHFLFYKPNQALAR, encoded by the coding sequence ATGCGTTGCTCGTGGATGGTGATCGGATTGACCATGGCCCTGCTCGCAGGCCCTTTACACGCCGCCGACACTGCCAAGGCCGCCGTGGCCGAAGACAAGGCCCAGGTGCTGGAAGAAAAGGTGGTCGAGGACGCGCCGCCGCCGAAGAAAGCCGAAACCCTGACCCCCGGCGAAGTCAAGGCAGTCGACCCCGCAGGGCAGGCGCCCATGGATGACAGCATCACCTGCCTGGCCCGCACCATCTACTGGGAAGCCAAGGGCGCGGATGCCAAGGACATGAGTGCGGTGGCCAGCGTGGTGCTCAATCGCCTGGGCCATGAAGGTTTCCCGGACACCATCTGCGGGGTGGTCAAGCAGGGTGTCGAAAGCAAGTCCTGCCAGTTTTCCTGGTGGTGTGACGGACGCCCTGACCAGGTCGAGGAAGCCCAGCGCTATGACATCGCCAAGGAGATCGCGCGCAAGGCCCTCAACCAGCAGCTCAAGGACTCGACGGGAGGCGCGCTGTACTTCCATGACCGCAACGTGCACCCGGACTGGGCCAAGGCTTATCACAAGACGGCCGAGACCCGGCATTTCCTGTTCTACAAGCCCAACCAGGCACTGGCGCGCTGA
- a CDS encoding CAP domain-containing protein: MRVLSSVAALSLGLFVTTGSLAATGEEAQLIESINVYRSQAQPCGGEASLELPPLNSDTRLALSPEGTRDLQQAMTRAAYPMVNVQAISVSGPRDARAAMHAIEESFCQVVLDPQFVDIGVSQEGRDWRIVLARPLLSGRLGDWQAEGQKLLQAINVARKAPRQCGGQPFAAAPALSWSTALAGVAASHTRAMANQNFFDHIDRDGRTPGDRAELAGYLYQQIGENIAAGRDTAQKVVDGWLASPGHCATLMNPDYRELGAAYAVDPKSDAGIYWTGLFGTPQ; the protein is encoded by the coding sequence ATGCGCGTCCTGTCATCCGTTGCAGCCTTGTCGCTGGGCCTGTTCGTCACGACCGGGAGCCTGGCCGCCACTGGCGAAGAGGCGCAGCTGATCGAGTCGATCAATGTCTACCGCAGCCAGGCCCAGCCCTGTGGCGGGGAGGCATCGCTGGAGTTGCCACCGCTCAACAGCGACACCCGCCTGGCCTTGTCGCCGGAGGGTACCCGCGACCTGCAGCAGGCCATGACCCGCGCTGCCTACCCCATGGTCAATGTCCAGGCCATCAGCGTGTCCGGCCCACGCGACGCCCGCGCCGCGATGCACGCCATCGAAGAGAGCTTCTGCCAGGTGGTGCTCGACCCGCAGTTCGTCGATATCGGTGTCAGCCAGGAGGGCCGCGATTGGCGCATCGTCCTGGCCCGCCCCTTGCTGAGCGGCCGCCTGGGCGACTGGCAGGCCGAGGGGCAGAAGCTGTTGCAGGCCATCAACGTTGCACGCAAGGCGCCGCGCCAATGCGGTGGCCAGCCGTTCGCCGCCGCCCCGGCGCTGAGCTGGAGCACCGCCCTGGCCGGCGTCGCGGCCAGCCACACGCGGGCCATGGCCAACCAGAACTTCTTCGACCACATCGACCGTGACGGCCGAACCCCGGGCGACCGTGCGGAACTTGCAGGTTACCTGTACCAACAGATAGGCGAGAACATCGCTGCCGGGCGTGACACCGCACAAAAGGTGGTGGACGGCTGGCTGGCCAGCCCCGGGCATTGCGCCACGCTGATGAACCCGGATTACCGCGAGCTGGGCGCCGCCTATGCCGTGGACCCGAAGAGCGATGCCGGCATCTACTGGACGGGGTTGTTTGGTACGCCGCAGTGA
- a CDS encoding GlxA family transcriptional regulator: protein MPPDIRLLILPLPDFALLPVGAFLDKLRFSADDEDYSRQRYCAWTLGSLNGEPVVSSSGAVLQVEAVGEQRLADYDYLVLFGSRNAEATARLAGHYKSLLKRAARAGVKLVGIDNAAFLLAACGLLDGHKVVVHWRHEAEFRASFPHLEILSEQLYCIDGARITCAGGTAAIDLAVELLSRNCGRARALKGLADMLVDESRDSRHALRSLEAGTGQGRQVQRALALMRHHLAARISIEQLALELGISRRQLDRQFQASHGMSAKAWWQEMRLQQARWRLLNSSHSLGQIADEVGLGDASYLGRCVRRRFGCTALALRRSAV from the coding sequence ATGCCCCCTGATATCCGCTTGTTGATCCTGCCGCTGCCGGATTTTGCCCTGCTGCCCGTTGGTGCTTTTCTCGACAAGTTGCGCTTCAGTGCAGACGATGAAGACTACAGCCGCCAACGCTATTGCGCCTGGACGCTGGGTAGCCTGAACGGCGAACCCGTGGTGTCGAGCAGCGGGGCGGTACTGCAGGTCGAGGCCGTTGGCGAGCAGCGCCTGGCCGACTACGACTACCTGGTGCTGTTCGGCAGCCGCAACGCCGAAGCCACGGCGCGGCTCGCTGGCCACTACAAAAGCCTGCTCAAGCGTGCAGCCCGGGCAGGCGTGAAGCTGGTCGGCATCGACAATGCCGCGTTCTTGCTGGCAGCCTGCGGTTTGCTCGATGGGCACAAAGTGGTGGTGCACTGGCGCCATGAAGCGGAGTTCCGGGCAAGCTTCCCTCATCTGGAGATACTGTCCGAGCAGTTGTATTGCATCGACGGTGCGCGCATCACCTGTGCGGGAGGTACCGCCGCCATCGACCTGGCGGTGGAGTTGCTGTCACGCAACTGTGGGCGTGCGCGTGCCCTCAAGGGCCTGGCCGACATGCTGGTGGACGAATCTCGGGACAGCCGGCACGCGTTGCGTTCGCTGGAGGCAGGTACAGGGCAGGGCCGCCAGGTTCAACGTGCCCTGGCGCTGATGCGTCACCATCTGGCTGCGCGCATTTCCATCGAGCAGCTCGCGCTGGAACTGGGCATCAGCCGGCGCCAGCTGGACCGCCAGTTCCAGGCCAGCCATGGCATGAGTGCCAAGGCCTGGTGGCAGGAAATGCGCCTGCAGCAGGCGCGCTGGCGGTTACTCAATTCCAGCCACAGCCTGGGGCAGATTGCCGATGAGGTGGGGCTGGGTGATGCCAGTTACCTGGGGCGATGCGTGCGCCGGCGCTTCGGCTGCACGGCGCTGGCATTGCGCCGAAGCGCGGTGTGA
- a CDS encoding LysE family translocator — translation MALDTWLLYLLASIGLSLTPGPNSLLALTHGALYGARRTLFTIVGGVFGFSALIALAMFGLSALLQTSASVLTVLKWIGGAYLLWLGIQLWRSPALQLEATQRAVHMGNAGLFRQGLLSALANPKVLLFYGAFLPQFLDPQRGLLLQFVIMAATFASVEFVVEYLLARMAFRVRPWLAKGGKGFNRCCGSLFALIGVALPLSR, via the coding sequence ATGGCACTGGACACCTGGCTTCTCTATTTGCTGGCGAGCATTGGCCTGTCGCTCACCCCGGGCCCCAACAGCTTGCTGGCATTGACCCACGGTGCGCTGTATGGCGCTCGGCGGACCTTGTTCACCATCGTCGGCGGGGTATTCGGCTTCAGTGCGCTGATTGCGCTGGCCATGTTTGGCCTGAGCGCGCTGCTGCAAACCTCGGCATCGGTGCTGACAGTGCTCAAATGGATCGGCGGGGCTTATCTGCTGTGGCTGGGCATTCAGCTCTGGCGCAGCCCGGCACTGCAGCTGGAGGCTACCCAGCGGGCGGTTCATATGGGCAATGCCGGCCTGTTCCGCCAGGGCCTGTTGTCGGCCCTGGCCAACCCCAAGGTCCTGCTGTTCTACGGCGCATTCCTGCCGCAGTTTCTCGACCCGCAACGGGGGTTGTTGCTGCAGTTCGTGATCATGGCGGCGACCTTTGCCAGTGTGGAATTCGTGGTCGAATACCTGCTGGCGCGGATGGCGTTCCGCGTGCGCCCCTGGCTGGCCAAGGGCGGCAAAGGCTTCAACCGCTGCTGCGGCAGCCTGTTCGCGCTGATCGGCGTGGCTTTGCCGCTCAGCCGCTAA